Within the Polaribacter pectinis genome, the region TGTTAATGATTGTATTTATGGTTGTTGGAGTATGGAGTTCGTATTTAATTCCGCGTGAAGAGGAGCCACAAATAGATGTGCCAATGGCAGATATTTTTGTGGGTTATCCAGGTGCAAGTCCTACAGAAGTAGAATCGCGTGTTATAAAACCTTTAGAACAATTAATTTCGAATATTAAAGGTGTAGAATATGTGTATTCTACTGCTATGAATGAGAAAGCAATGGTAATTGTTCAGTTTTATGTGGGCGAAGATATAGAGCGTTCGTTTGTAAAATTGTACAACGAAATTAACAAACATATGGACCAAATGCCAAAAGGAGTTACGTTTCCTTTGGTAAAAACACGTGCTATTGATGATGTGCCAATGTTGGGTTTAACGTTATGGAGTGAAAACTATAACGATTACCAATTAAGCCAAATGGCGCAAGAATTAGAAACAGAAATTAAGAAAGTAAATGATGTTTCTATTACACATAAAATTGGTGGAAGAAACAGACAATTACGTGTTGTTTTAGATAAAGATAAATTAGCTGCAAGTGGTTTAGATTTCTTGTCGGTTTCTGAAATGATAAAAGCCAATAACACGCAATTAAGCTCAGGAAGTTTCGATAAAAATGATACCGAATTTTTAGTAAAAACAGGTAAGTTTTTAGCTTCTGCAACGGATGTGGAGAATTTGGTGGTTGGTGTACAACAAAATCAGCCAATATATTTAAAGCAAATTGCAACGATTATTGATGGGCCAGAAGTGCCACAAAATTATGTGTCTTTAGGTTTTGGAAAGGCAAGTGATAAATCTTCAACATATAAATCTGAATATCCTGCAGTTACCATTTCTGTAGCCAAAAGAAAAGGAGCAGATGCAATGAAAATTGCCGAAGTTGTAATTGATAAAGTAGACCATTTAAGAACTACTTTAATTCCTGATGATGTACATGTAGAAATTACCAGAAATTATGGAGAAACAGCTTCTCATAAAGTATCTGAATTGTTGTTACACCTTATGGGTTCTATAGTTGCTGTAACTTTAGTCGTTATGTTGGCAATGGGTTGGCGAGGTGGATTAGTGGTGTTCTTATCTGTACCAATTACGTTCGCATTAACATTGTTAAGCTACTATTTAATGGATTATACATTAAATAGAATTACACTTTTTGCGTTGGTTTTTGTAACTGGTATTGTGGTGGATGATTCCATAATTATTGCAGAAAATATGCACCGACATTTTAAGATGAAGCGACTGCCATTTAAACAAGCAGCTTTGTATGCCATAAATGAAGTTGGAAATCCAACCATTTTAGCAACATTTACAGTAATTGCTTCTGTTTTACCAATGGCTTTTGTATCAGGTTTAATGGGGCCTTATATGGCGCCAATGCCAATTGGAGCTTCAATTGCAATGATTTTATCATTATTTGTAGCCTTAACAATTACACCTTATTTAGGGTTGATTTTCTTAAGAGAAAAAGACAAAAAAGGACAACCAGAAAAAGTTGAAAAACCTTTAGAAGAAACATTTATTTATAGAGTTTACAATAAGTTTGAAAGACCTTTATTAGAAAGTAAAGCAAAACGTTGGTTGTTTTTAGGAGGAACATTTTTAGTACTAATGGGAACAATGGTGTTGTTTTTTACCAATTCTGTTGCTGTAAAAATGTTGCCTTTTGATAATAAAAATGAATTTCAGGTGGTCATAGATATGCCAGAAGGAACCACGTTAGAAAGAACAGCTGTGGTTACACAAGAAATTGCGCAATATTTAGCTACAAGACCAGAAGTGGTGAATTATCAAAATTATGTAGGAACTTCTGCACCAATTACTTTTAACGGTTTGGTGCGTCATTACGATTTACGTGGAGGATCTAATATGGCAGATATTCAAGTCAATTTGGTTGATAAAGGCAAAAGAAGTATTCAAAGTCACGGAATTGCAAAATTAATGCGTGCAGATATTCAGAAAATAGCGAAGAAATACAATGCTAATGTAAAGCTGGTGGAAGTTCCCCCAGGACCACCAGTTTTATCAACAATTGTCGCAGAGGTTTATGGACCAGAATATAAAACGCAAATGGATATTGCAAATCAAATTCAAGATATTCTTATAAATACTGATGATGTTGTAGATGTAGATTGGATGGTTGAAAACGACCAAACTGAATATCAATTTGAAATAAATAAAGAGAAAGCAATGTTGTATGGAGTTGCTCCACAGCAAATTGCCTACACCATGAATATGGCTTTGTCTAACAATGCAATTACCACATTATATGATGAAGATGCAGTAAATCAGGTTGGGTTAGTTTTAAGTTTAGACGAAAAAGAAAAATCTACCATTTCGGATATTTCTCAATTAAAAGTAAAATCGAAACTTGGCAATATGGTGCCAATTGCAGATTTGGTAGAAATTAAAGAAACAATTTCAGCAAAAAGTATTTACAGAAAAAACCAGAAAAGAGTGGTGTATGTTATGGCAGATATGGCTGGGGAATTGGAAAGTCCTGCATATGCAATTTTAGGAATGGACAAAAAGTTAAATGAAATTAAACTTCCAGAAGGTTATAAATTGGATGAAATGTATTTAGGTCAGCCAGATTTTCAAGACAATTATACTGTAAAATGGGATGGAGAATGGCAAATTACATTGGAAGTTTTTAGAGATTTAGGAATTGCCTTTTTAGGAGCATTAATTTTAATTTATATTTTAATTGTTGGTTGGTTTCAAAACTTTAAAGCGCCAATAGTAATGATGGTTGCAGTGCCTTTATCGTTAATAGGAATTATTTTAGGACATTGGATTATGGGTGCGTTTTTTACAGCAACTTCATTTATTGGAATGATTGCCTTGGCAGGAATTATGGTGCGAAATTCGGTTTTATTAATCGATTTTATCAACTTAAGATTAGAAGAAGGAGTTCCTTTAAAACAAGCAGCTATAGAAGCAGGAGCAGTAAGAACAACGCCAATTTTATTAACAGCAGGAACTGTAGTTATTGGAGCTTTTGTAATCCTATTTGATCCTATTTTTCAAGGATTGGCAATCTCATTAATGGGAGGAACTATTGTATCAACTGTATTAACATTGTTGGTGGTGCCACTTGTTTATTATATGATTGAAAAGAAGAATTATAAATAGTTCTCGACTGCGTTCGAACGGGCATTAAAATAAAAGATATGAAATTAGTAATTGTAACATCTGTAGAAGCGTTTCAAAAAGATGTTTTAAAAATATTTAAGAAAGCAAATATTGAAAACTTAAGTGCTACCGAAATAAATGGATTTAAAAATATTCCTTCAGAAATTTCCTCTAACTGGTTTTCGGCTGGAAAAAGTGCAAATGAATCAACGATGTTTTTTTCTTTTACAGATGATAAACATATTGATGATTTATTCAATTTAATGCAAGAATTTAATAATAATTTAGAAACAAACAATCCATTAAAAGCTGTTGTTGTTCCTATAGAAAAATCTTTATAAATTTAAAAAATAATAGAAAATGTTAAATAAATATTTTAGAGTAATCGTTGGTGTAATGGTTTTGTTAAGCGTTGTTTTAACGTATTATGTAAGTCAAAATTGGATGTGGTTTACCGTATTTATTGGTGTAAATTTAATTCAGTCTGCATTTACAAAATGGTGTTTGTTAGAAACTATTTTGATGAAATTAGGTGTTAAGAAATAATATATTTATTGACTAATTGTTAAATGTAAAAAAATAGAAAAAACTTAAAAGGGTAAGAATTTTTATATATTCTTACCCTTTTTTATGTTTTAATAACGTCTTCTTCGTCTTCCGGGTTCAAACTTTTTACCTTCATTTCCTAGGCTGTTAAACTTCCAAGTAAAAGTTAACATTGCATATTGTTCTAAAACTGTGCTAGAAGAATCTTGAATATAATCTTCTGTGGCCACTCTTCTTGCATTGGTGTTTTGATTAAGAATATCGTAAACCTTTAAACCAATTGCACCCTGGTCTTTTAAAATAGAATAACGGAAAGTTGTGTTCCAAAACCAGGCACTTTTTTGAAATCCGTCTGCAATATTTGGGTTGTAATTATACCTAACATCGTTTCTCCACTCAAGTTTTTCTGGTAAAAAAGTTGCTGTTGCAATAGTTACATTATGGCTTGTAAAGTTTCTATTACTAAAACTTTCTATATCATAAGTGTTTTTACTGAATGAGATTGAATATGAAGGTCTAATTTGAAGTACTTTATCCCACATAAAATCAAAACCAATTCTAGGTGAAATAGACGTTATTTTACTAGAATATTTTACGCCATTGTTAAAGTTTATATTTTTATTATGATTACCAAAAACTCTAAATTCTGATTTTAGACTACCAAAATCTTCCCATTTTTTTGTAACACTATAGCTTCCTCCACCCTGAAAACTATAAAAGCCATCTACATTTGCGTAAGACGTTTCTCTAATAAGCGTATTTGGGTCTATAACTGTATTTGCAACAACTCTACTATTAGTTATAGAAATGTTACCAAAACTCCAAAAACCTGTTTTCTCTTTCCAATTAAAATTAGATGCTCCAAAACGAATGTTATGTGTTTTAGTTGGTTCTAATTCTGGATTTCCAGTAACAATATTTAACGGATTAGATTCATCTCTAAAAGGTTGTAATTGAGAAAGTGATGGAGTACTATTTCTAAAGTTATATCTTAACCTATAACTACTTGTTCTGTCTTTTCTATAACGAAGATTTACACCATATTCTAAATTATTAAACTCTCTTTCCAAATTAGTTTGTGGTCTTAAATAATCTTTATTTTGAAGAGTTCTATTTACATAAGCAACTTGTGCAGAAGTAGACCATTTTTTGTTTTTGAATTCTAACTTTGCACTTGGCTTTTTAACATTATCTAGATACTCGAAATCTGTACTTAATAAGTCACTAAAATCTGTATAATCGTTTGTGTTTTGATCAAAATTAAAGGTACTTCTTTTTCTTTTATTATTTGTGTTAATGTATTGGTATCCAACATCAAAAAACAATAGTTTAGGTAACAAAGGAAAACGATAAGTTACTTTACTTCCAATTTTTACAATGCTAGAAGTTCCATCAGAAAATTGATCTCTAATTATTTGATTTGGATTAGCTCCATAGACATTTGTTTCTGATTTTACTAAATCTTCAGTTTCGGTATTTCTAGCATTTGCTGTAAGTTCCACTCTTAAAAATGCACCATTTTCACCAAATAGTTTGGTTAGATTTATTTCATTGTCAATTTTTTTGATATTAGAATCTGCAATAGAATTAGAATTAGAATCGTTTGTAAGTATTTTGTTGTTATTAAAACTTTCAGAATTACTTGTAAAAGTATTCTTGTTTAGGTCTGCATTAAAGTCAGATTCAATATCAATTCTAAACGTTTTGTCTATTTCTATTTCAAAATCTATACTTGCATCATGACTATCGCTTTCATTTAGAGAAGTGTTATTGGAATTTGTAGAAAAGCTAGATCC harbors:
- a CDS encoding efflux RND transporter permease subunit — protein: MKEGIAGKIAKVFMQSKLTVLLMIVFMVVGVWSSYLIPREEEPQIDVPMADIFVGYPGASPTEVESRVIKPLEQLISNIKGVEYVYSTAMNEKAMVIVQFYVGEDIERSFVKLYNEINKHMDQMPKGVTFPLVKTRAIDDVPMLGLTLWSENYNDYQLSQMAQELETEIKKVNDVSITHKIGGRNRQLRVVLDKDKLAASGLDFLSVSEMIKANNTQLSSGSFDKNDTEFLVKTGKFLASATDVENLVVGVQQNQPIYLKQIATIIDGPEVPQNYVSLGFGKASDKSSTYKSEYPAVTISVAKRKGADAMKIAEVVIDKVDHLRTTLIPDDVHVEITRNYGETASHKVSELLLHLMGSIVAVTLVVMLAMGWRGGLVVFLSVPITFALTLLSYYLMDYTLNRITLFALVFVTGIVVDDSIIIAENMHRHFKMKRLPFKQAALYAINEVGNPTILATFTVIASVLPMAFVSGLMGPYMAPMPIGASIAMILSLFVALTITPYLGLIFLREKDKKGQPEKVEKPLEETFIYRVYNKFERPLLESKAKRWLFLGGTFLVLMGTMVLFFTNSVAVKMLPFDNKNEFQVVIDMPEGTTLERTAVVTQEIAQYLATRPEVVNYQNYVGTSAPITFNGLVRHYDLRGGSNMADIQVNLVDKGKRSIQSHGIAKLMRADIQKIAKKYNANVKLVEVPPGPPVLSTIVAEVYGPEYKTQMDIANQIQDILINTDDVVDVDWMVENDQTEYQFEINKEKAMLYGVAPQQIAYTMNMALSNNAITTLYDEDAVNQVGLVLSLDEKEKSTISDISQLKVKSKLGNMVPIADLVEIKETISAKSIYRKNQKRVVYVMADMAGELESPAYAILGMDKKLNEIKLPEGYKLDEMYLGQPDFQDNYTVKWDGEWQITLEVFRDLGIAFLGALILIYILIVGWFQNFKAPIVMMVAVPLSLIGIILGHWIMGAFFTATSFIGMIALAGIMVRNSVLLIDFINLRLEEGVPLKQAAIEAGAVRTTPILLTAGTVVIGAFVILFDPIFQGLAISLMGGTIVSTVLTLLVVPLVYYMIEKKNYK
- a CDS encoding YgaP family membrane protein, with the translated sequence MLNKYFRVIVGVMVLLSVVLTYYVSQNWMWFTVFIGVNLIQSAFTKWCLLETILMKLGVKK
- a CDS encoding outer membrane beta-barrel protein; protein product: MKKVLFIICILFNCIINSQTKKFEITGTIKSADENELLESATVHTERLKDSSIVAYTISDAKGYFNVAGQSADVKVKLVVSYLGYKPYNKIVSVKNQNIGNIVLEPANVLDAVVIRSSAPITIKKDTVEFNVKSFKTKKDANVEDLLKKLPGVEVDDEGNITVNGKPVNKILVNGKPFFGNDPTITTRNLTKDIIEKIQVTDTKTNAQAFAGEDSDGENKTINLTIKKENNKGYFGKVAAGAGTDKRYEYAGMATRFKASERIGLLAGGNNINSPGFSFGNQRLQFGGNNRSFGGGQGIVTSNNYGVNYINAFGKIFELSSDYFYKNSNSDNKTTRNRETFLSDGSSFSTNSNNTSLNESDSHDASIDFEIEIDKTFRIDIESDFNADLNKNTFTSNSESFNNNKILTNDSNSNSIADSNIKKIDNEINLTKLFGENGAFLRVELTANARNTETEDLVKSETNVYGANPNQIIRDQFSDGTSSIVKIGSKVTYRFPLLPKLLFFDVGYQYINTNNKRKRSTFNFDQNTNDYTDFSDLLSTDFEYLDNVKKPSAKLEFKNKKWSTSAQVAYVNRTLQNKDYLRPQTNLEREFNNLEYGVNLRYRKDRTSSYRLRYNFRNSTPSLSQLQPFRDESNPLNIVTGNPELEPTKTHNIRFGASNFNWKEKTGFWSFGNISITNSRVVANTVIDPNTLIRETSYANVDGFYSFQGGGSYSVTKKWEDFGSLKSEFRVFGNHNKNINFNNGVKYSSKITSISPRIGFDFMWDKVLQIRPSYSISFSKNTYDIESFSNRNFTSHNVTIATATFLPEKLEWRNDVRYNYNPNIADGFQKSAWFWNTTFRYSILKDQGAIGLKVYDILNQNTNARRVATEDYIQDSSSTVLEQYAMLTFTWKFNSLGNEGKKFEPGRRRRRY